The window GTATTAGGGTGTGCCTTAGGCTTAAAGCTACTATTCGGATTAGATTTGCTTACTGCTGTTATAGTTACTTCTCTGGATGTACTGCTTTTACTTTTACTGCAAAATTGGGGTATCAGAGTTTTAGAAGCCATTATTACAGTTTTAGTTTTAAGCATATTTTCTTGCTTTATTATTGAACTTTACCTTGCCAAACCGAATGTAACAGAGATTGCATCGGGATTTGTCCCTTCAAAACTAAGTAAAGAAGCACTGTACGTTGCTATTGGGATATTAGGCGCTACGGTCATGCCCCATAATTTGTATTTACATTCTAGTTTGGTACAAACTCGCAGTATCACGAAAAACGCAAAAAGCATAAAGGAAGCTATCAAATTTAACGTTATAGACACGGTGTTATCTTTGAATGCATCTTTATTCATCAACGCATCTATTTTGATTGTGGCTGCAACAGTATTTTACAAGCAAGGCACAGTAGTAGATGAACTGACCCAAGCGCATGTAATGCTCAACAGAACCTTGGGCGGTGCCGCAGCAGCTGCTTTTGCTATGGCTTTATTTTTTTCAGGACAAAGCTCGACTTATACAGGTACTTTGGCAGGACAAATTGTAATGGAAGGATTTCTAAATTTACGACTAAAAAAATGGCAGCGCCGTTTAATTACTCGCGCTATAGCTATTGTGCCTGCCATTATTATGGTCATATTGAAAGGAGAAAAAGGAAGTAAAGATTTGCTTATATTTAGTCAAGTAGTGCTATCTATGCAGTTACCTTTTGCTATTATTCCGCTGATACAATTCACTTCTTCTGAAAGATACATGGGCAAGTTCAAAAACTCAAAAGGAATTACAATTTTATCTATTTTAGCAGCAAGCGTTATTATTGGACTAAATGTATGGCTGCTGTTGCAAGTACTATTTTAACTTTCGTTATGCCAAAAGAAAAAATTTTTATGTACTGATTAACAACGGTTTAGTAAAAAAATCAACCAATCCTCTTGACAAGTTTGATAACTCATACTATTTTTGCACCGCAATTCTAACAGAAAGTTTGCCCGATCGTCTAATGGTAGGACCGCAGATTTTGGTTCTGCTTGTGGGAGTTCGAATCTTCCTCGGGCAACTTTTTTATTTTATTCAAGTAGTGTCATGTCTGAATATGTCAAATTCTTTGCAGGTACAGTTTCACGACAATTGGCTGAAGATATTGCAGCCCACTACGGAGCACATTTAGCTAAATATGAGATAGTCCGCTTTTCAGATGGAGAGATACAACCTAACATACTCGAATCTGTTCGTGGGCATGACACTTTTATTATTCAATCCACAGTAGCGCCTGCGGATAATTTAATGGAGTTACTTCTAACCATTGATGCAGTTCGCAGAGCCTCTGCCAAAACTATCAACGTAGTGATTCCCTACTTCGGATACGCACGCCAAGATAGAAAAGATA of the Bacteroidia bacterium genome contains:
- a CDS encoding Nramp family divalent metal transporter encodes the protein MWQKPSAVSTYLSLSEFNSTVSTQKVGFLRKMFAFMGPGILVSIGYMDPGNWATGIEGGSRFGYQLLWIMLLSNLMAILLQSLTIKLGIVAQKDLAQACRDYYAKPVSLMLWILCEIAIIACDLAEVLGCALGLKLLFGLDLLTAVIVTSLDVLLLLLLQNWGIRVLEAIITVLVLSIFSCFIIELYLAKPNVTEIASGFVPSKLSKEALYVAIGILGATVMPHNLYLHSSLVQTRSITKNAKSIKEAIKFNVIDTVLSLNASLFINASILIVAATVFYKQGTVVDELTQAHVMLNRTLGGAAAAAFAMALFFSGQSSTYTGTLAGQIVMEGFLNLRLKKWQRRLITRAIAIVPAIIMVILKGEKGSKDLLIFSQVVLSMQLPFAIIPLIQFTSSERYMGKFKNSKGITILSILAASVIIGLNVWLLLQVLF